One genomic region from Leptolyngbyaceae cyanobacterium JSC-12 encodes:
- a CDS encoding SSU ribosomal protein S3P (IMG reference gene:2510097102~PFAM: KH domain; Ribosomal protein S3, C-terminal domain; Ribosomal protein S3, N-terminal domain~TIGRFAM: ribosomal protein S3, bacterial type): MGQKIHPTGLRLGITQEHRSRWFADEHRYAELLQEDFKIRHFFQKNPLKLKGLESPGISQIRIERKADQIDLEVHTARPGVVVGRGGQGIEELRSGLQKVLGGGDRQIRINVVEVARVDADAALIGEYIAQQLERRVSFRRVVRQAIQRAQKAGIEGIKIQVSGRLNGAEIARPEWTREGRVPLHTLRADIDYAYCTASTIYGTLGIKVWVFKGEIIPGQEERPAPTNQQPRRRQQRRRQQFEDRSNEG, encoded by the coding sequence GTGGGACAGAAGATTCATCCAACTGGTCTACGCTTGGGTATTACGCAAGAGCATCGCTCTCGTTGGTTTGCTGACGAGCATCGTTATGCTGAACTGCTACAAGAAGACTTCAAAATTCGCCATTTCTTCCAAAAGAACCCTTTGAAACTGAAGGGCTTAGAAAGTCCTGGAATTTCTCAAATTCGGATTGAGCGTAAGGCTGATCAGATTGACTTAGAGGTTCATACAGCTCGTCCTGGCGTAGTTGTGGGGCGTGGTGGTCAGGGGATTGAGGAGCTCCGAAGCGGTTTGCAGAAGGTGTTGGGCGGTGGCGATCGCCAGATTCGAATCAACGTTGTTGAAGTGGCTCGAGTTGATGCTGACGCTGCTCTGATTGGCGAATACATTGCCCAACAACTGGAGCGTCGGGTTTCATTCCGTCGAGTTGTTCGACAAGCAATCCAGCGCGCACAAAAAGCAGGTATCGAGGGCATCAAAATTCAGGTGAGTGGTCGGCTGAATGGCGCAGAAATTGCTCGTCCTGAATGGACTCGTGAGGGGCGGGTGCCGCTGCACACACTCCGAGCTGACATTGACTATGCCTACTGCACGGCAAGCACCATCTACGGCACGCTGGGTATCAAAGTGTGGGTTTTCAAGGGTGAAATTATCCCAGGACAGGAGGAGCGCCCTGCACCCACCAATCAGCAACCGCGTCGCCGTCAGCAACGTCGTCGTCAGCAGTTTGAAGATCGTTCTAATGAAGGATAA
- a CDS encoding LSU ribosomal protein L22P (IMG reference gene:2510097103~PFAM: Ribosomal protein L22p/L17e~TIGRFAM: ribosomal protein L22, bacterial type) — MAVDTATEVKAIARYIRMSPHKVRRVLDQIRGRSYREALIILEFMPYRACEPILKVLRSAAANAEHNEGYDRASLIVSTAYADQGPTLKRYRPRAQGRAYQIRKPTCHITIAVAPGAGDE; from the coding sequence ATGGCTGTTGATACTGCAACTGAAGTTAAAGCGATCGCTCGCTATATCCGCATGTCTCCTCATAAGGTGCGTCGCGTGCTCGACCAAATTCGGGGACGTTCCTACCGAGAGGCTCTGATTATTTTGGAATTTATGCCCTATCGTGCCTGTGAGCCGATTTTGAAAGTACTCCGATCTGCAGCGGCAAATGCAGAGCATAACGAGGGATATGACCGAGCAAGTCTGATTGTTAGCACTGCCTATGCTGATCAGGGCCCAACGTTGAAGCGTTATCGCCCACGTGCTCAGGGGCGTGCTTATCAGATTCGGAAACCGACTTGTCATATCACAATTGCCGTTGCTCCGGGTGCCGGAGACGAGTAG
- a CDS encoding ribosomal protein S19, bacterial/organelle (IMG reference gene:2510097104~PFAM: Ribosomal protein S19~TIGRFAM: ribosomal protein S19, bacterial/organelle) — protein MSRSLKKGPFVADHLMRKVEALNAKGDKQVIKTWSRASTILPQMIGHTIAVHNGKTHVPVYVTEQMVGHKLGEFAPTRTFRGHAGSDKKARR, from the coding sequence ATGTCTCGTTCGCTTAAGAAAGGACCATTTGTTGCTGACCACCTGATGCGTAAGGTTGAAGCACTGAACGCGAAAGGGGATAAGCAGGTGATTAAAACGTGGTCTCGGGCATCCACGATTTTGCCTCAGATGATCGGTCATACGATCGCCGTTCATAACGGGAAAACTCATGTGCCCGTGTATGTTACTGAGCAAATGGTAGGTCACAAGCTTGGTGAGTTTGCACCAACCCGCACCTTTCGGGGGCATGCGGGTAGCGACAAAAAGGCTCGTCGATAA
- a CDS encoding ribosomal protein L2, bacterial/organellar (IMG reference gene:2510097105~PFAM: Ribosomal Proteins L2, RNA binding domain; Ribosomal Proteins L2, C-terminal domain~TIGRFAM: ribosomal protein L2, bacterial/organellar) → MGIRIYRPYTPGTRERSISDFAEITRSEPEKSLTKSRHRAKGRNNRGVITCRHRGGGHKRLYRLVDFRRDKRNIPAKVAAIEYDPNRNARIALLYYQDGEKRYILHPAGLAVGATVIAGSDAPIEIGNALPLANIPLGTVVHNVELTPGKGGQIVRAAGTGAQVAAKDGNFVTLKLPSSEVRMIRRECYATIGQVGNADIRNVSLGKAGRKRHLGRRPEVRGSVMNPVDHPHGGGEGRAPIGRSGPVTPWGKPALGRKTRKKRKLSDALIVRRRRKSSKRGRGGRDS, encoded by the coding sequence ATGGGCATTCGTATATATCGGCCTTACACCCCTGGCACCCGTGAGAGAAGCATTTCAGACTTCGCAGAGATCACCCGAAGTGAACCTGAAAAGTCGTTGACGAAGTCTCGTCACCGTGCAAAAGGGCGAAATAATCGAGGAGTTATTACTTGTCGTCATCGTGGTGGTGGGCATAAACGCTTATATCGCCTTGTTGATTTCCGCCGAGACAAGCGCAATATCCCAGCAAAAGTTGCGGCTATTGAATATGATCCCAATCGTAATGCTCGAATTGCGTTGTTATACTACCAGGACGGTGAAAAGCGCTATATTCTTCACCCTGCTGGTTTAGCAGTTGGTGCAACTGTGATTGCTGGTTCTGATGCCCCGATTGAGATTGGGAATGCTTTACCACTGGCTAATATTCCGTTGGGTACGGTCGTTCATAACGTGGAACTTACGCCTGGCAAGGGCGGGCAAATTGTGCGGGCAGCTGGAACGGGTGCTCAGGTAGCGGCAAAGGATGGCAATTTTGTGACTCTCAAGTTGCCTTCTAGTGAGGTTCGCATGATTCGCCGTGAGTGTTATGCCACCATTGGTCAGGTCGGGAATGCCGATATTCGTAATGTGAGTTTGGGGAAAGCAGGGCGCAAGCGTCATCTTGGTCGTCGTCCAGAGGTGCGGGGTAGCGTGATGAATCCCGTTGATCACCCGCATGGCGGTGGAGAGGGGCGGGCACCAATTGGTCGTTCTGGTCCTGTTACTCCTTGGGGTAAGCCAGCCTTGGGACGCAAGACTCGGAAGAAACGTAAATTGAGTGATGCGTTGATTGTGCGTCGCCGTCGTAAGTCTTCTAAGCGCGGCAGAGGCGGTCGGGATTCGTAA
- a CDS encoding ribosomal protein L23 (IMG reference gene:2510097106~PFAM: Ribosomal protein L23) has protein sequence MVTEYNPRDLMDLVRRPIITEKATLLLEKNQYTFEVSPKATKPEIKAAVETLFDVKVTGVSTSNPPRKKRRVGKFMGHRALYKRAIVTLAPGDSITLFPEV, from the coding sequence ATGGTGACTGAGTATAACCCTCGTGACCTAATGGACTTGGTTCGTCGCCCGATTATTACAGAGAAGGCGACATTGCTGCTGGAGAAAAATCAATACACGTTTGAAGTTTCTCCCAAAGCAACCAAGCCAGAAATCAAGGCGGCAGTTGAAACACTATTTGATGTCAAGGTGACGGGTGTTAGCACCTCAAATCCACCCCGCAAAAAGCGGCGAGTTGGTAAGTTTATGGGGCATCGTGCTCTCTATAAGCGTGCGATCGTTACCCTGGCGCCTGGTGATTCCATCACTCTATTTCCAGAGGTCTAG
- a CDS encoding 50S ribosomal protein L4, bacterial/organelle (IMG reference gene:2510097107~PFAM: Ribosomal protein L4/L1 family~TIGRFAM: 50S ribosomal protein L4, bacterial/organelle), with translation MVDCAVKDWEGKEVGSTSLDLKVASEQNAAHIVHRALVRQLANARQGTVSTKTRAEVSGGGRKPWRQKGTGRARAGSNRSPLWRGGGVIFGPKPRDYSLKMNRKERRLALRTAFQSRTDDLVIVQDFADKLPRPKTKDLVNALKGWGADPSESKVLLILAERDETIYLSARNVEKLRLISATNLNIFDLLTADYIVATTSAIEKIQEVYGD, from the coding sequence ATGGTTGATTGTGCAGTTAAAGATTGGGAAGGAAAAGAAGTCGGTAGCACGTCACTTGACTTGAAGGTTGCAAGTGAACAGAATGCGGCTCATATCGTCCACAGAGCATTGGTGCGCCAGCTTGCGAATGCGCGTCAGGGTACAGTGTCCACTAAAACTCGTGCAGAAGTAAGCGGAGGTGGACGTAAACCTTGGCGGCAAAAAGGAACTGGGCGTGCGCGGGCAGGTTCCAATCGCTCCCCGCTGTGGCGAGGTGGTGGTGTAATTTTCGGTCCAAAACCCAGAGATTACTCTCTCAAGATGAATCGAAAAGAGCGCCGTCTTGCTCTTAGAACGGCATTTCAGAGTCGCACGGATGATCTGGTTATTGTCCAGGATTTTGCCGACAAGTTGCCTCGCCCAAAGACGAAAGATCTAGTAAACGCTCTCAAAGGTTGGGGAGCTGATCCTTCTGAATCCAAAGTTTTGCTGATTTTGGCTGAGCGGGATGAAACAATTTACCTGTCTGCTCGCAACGTTGAGAAATTGCGTCTTATTTCCGCAACTAACTTAAATATCTTTGATTTGTTGACAGCAGACTATATCGTGGCAACAACCTCTGCCATCGAGAAAATTCAGGAGGTGTATGGTGACTGA
- a CDS encoding 50S ribosomal protein L3, bacterial (IMG reference gene:2510097108~PFAM: Ribosomal protein L3~TIGRFAM: 50S ribosomal protein L3, bacterial), producing MSVGILGTKLGMTQVFDESGKAIPVTVIQAGPCTVTQVKTKETDGYAAIQVGFREVAQKALTKPELGHLVKSNSSPVRHLREYRLDNSGEFELGQQITVERFTAGQTVDVVGTSIGRGFAGYQKRHNFKRGPMAHGSKNHRLPGSTGAGTTPGRVYPGKRMAGQLGNTRVTIRKLTIVRVDAERNLLLIKGAVPGKPGALVNVLPAKIVGRS from the coding sequence GTGTCTGTCGGTATTCTCGGCACAAAGCTTGGCATGACCCAAGTGTTTGACGAGTCAGGGAAAGCCATCCCGGTTACTGTCATTCAGGCAGGTCCTTGCACCGTCACGCAAGTTAAAACAAAAGAAACAGATGGATACGCTGCTATCCAAGTTGGCTTTAGGGAAGTGGCTCAGAAAGCTCTGACCAAGCCTGAACTGGGGCATCTAGTGAAGTCTAATTCCTCTCCTGTTCGCCACCTACGCGAATATCGCCTGGACAACTCTGGTGAATTTGAGCTAGGACAGCAAATCACAGTCGAGCGGTTTACAGCTGGACAAACGGTTGATGTAGTGGGTACTAGCATTGGTCGTGGATTTGCGGGTTATCAAAAGCGCCATAACTTTAAACGAGGACCGATGGCACACGGTTCTAAAAATCATCGTTTGCCAGGTTCTACTGGAGCAGGTACTACTCCCGGACGCGTTTACCCTGGTAAGCGTATGGCTGGGCAGTTGGGAAACACTCGTGTGACCATTCGCAAGCTCACGATTGTTCGAGTGGATGCTGAACGCAATTTGCTCCTGATTAAGGGTGCAGTTCCTGGGAAGCCGGGGGCACTAGTCAATGTATTGCCTGCCAAGATTGTCGGACGTTCGTGA
- a CDS encoding NADH-quinone oxidoreductase subunit NdhN (IMG reference gene:2510097109~PFAM: NADH-quinone oxidoreductase cyanobacterial subunit N) — protein sequence MALLTTGKKLIRDLETHGALGLYVPLEGGFEGRYRRRIRAAGYESLSLSARGLGDVAAYLTGIHGVRPPHLGKKSTNNGAAVGYRYFIPPIVSYRLEQLPLNSKGLLLWIIEGNILSNQEIEYLSALPNVEPRLKLAVEMGGERYFRWEPLKQALLSA from the coding sequence ATGGCATTGCTGACGACTGGCAAGAAACTCATTCGCGATTTAGAAACCCATGGAGCGTTAGGATTATACGTTCCATTAGAAGGTGGCTTCGAAGGGCGCTATCGGAGACGCATCCGGGCTGCAGGTTATGAATCGCTTTCGCTTTCTGCCCGCGGTTTAGGAGATGTAGCTGCTTATCTTACTGGAATTCATGGTGTGCGTCCGCCTCACCTTGGCAAGAAAAGCACCAATAACGGAGCGGCAGTAGGGTATCGGTATTTCATCCCGCCAATTGTTTCATATCGCCTAGAGCAACTGCCATTGAACTCCAAGGGTCTGCTGCTATGGATTATTGAGGGCAATATTCTCTCTAATCAGGAAATCGAGTATTTGTCTGCCCTGCCAAATGTGGAGCCTCGCTTGAAATTGGCTGTCGAAATGGGAGGAGAACGTTATTTCCGTTGGGAACCCTTAAAGCAAGCTCTTTTGTCTGCATAA
- a CDS encoding Fe-S-cluster-containing hydrogenase subunit (IMG reference gene:2510097110~PFAM: 4Fe-4S binding domain; Iron-Sulfur binding protein C terminal) codes for MTEQHNPLQSLREGRWFKLICGASFQHLPAIRNLTLAYTLAGADCIDVAADPAVIVATKEALDAAIYVGETHRLKRLLPISSPLLMVSLNDSEDPHFRKAEFNAVDCPPDCARPCEAICPANAIALSGVIADRCYGCGRCLPVCPVQQISTRSYVATPHAIAPLILDAGVDAIEIHTQPGRLEDFRRLWAAIKPWVERLKLLAISCPDGKNLIQYLQALYDTIAPLPCPLIWQTDGRPMSGDIGTGTTKAAIKLGQKVLEARLPGYVQLAGGTNHYTVPKLRSLGLLKSHELFTKETHQSPPSANSKPLYIAGVAYGSYARVLLAPILEQLETPCARKAPISTPPCSLSTVVEQLPPTQLPQSAKLEDAPELLQEAVNLALSLVSQLKPSTNTMQIPPPIYLSQLSQHSS; via the coding sequence GTGACTGAACAACACAATCCTTTGCAATCTCTAAGGGAAGGTCGCTGGTTCAAACTAATTTGTGGAGCTAGCTTTCAACACCTCCCTGCCATTCGGAATCTGACGTTGGCGTATACCTTAGCTGGGGCAGATTGTATTGATGTAGCGGCTGATCCAGCGGTGATTGTTGCGACTAAGGAAGCCCTGGATGCTGCAATTTATGTTGGCGAAACGCATCGCTTGAAGAGGCTTTTACCTATTTCCAGCCCGCTGTTGATGGTGAGTTTGAATGATAGCGAAGATCCTCACTTTCGCAAAGCAGAATTTAATGCAGTAGACTGTCCTCCTGATTGTGCACGTCCATGTGAGGCAATTTGTCCAGCAAATGCGATTGCACTTTCGGGGGTAATCGCTGATCGGTGTTACGGATGTGGACGCTGCTTACCTGTCTGTCCGGTTCAACAAATTTCAACGCGCTCTTACGTTGCAACTCCACATGCGATCGCACCGCTTATTTTAGACGCTGGAGTTGATGCCATTGAAATTCATACCCAACCAGGACGATTAGAAGATTTTCGGCGGCTCTGGGCAGCAATTAAACCATGGGTTGAGCGACTCAAACTACTAGCGATTAGCTGCCCTGATGGAAAAAATCTTATTCAATATTTGCAGGCATTGTACGACACGATTGCACCGTTACCCTGTCCGTTAATCTGGCAAACCGATGGCCGCCCTATGAGTGGAGACATTGGAACTGGCACGACAAAAGCAGCAATTAAGTTAGGGCAAAAGGTACTAGAAGCAAGGTTACCTGGCTATGTACAGTTGGCGGGTGGAACAAACCACTATACAGTACCAAAGCTGCGATCGCTGGGGCTGCTCAAATCGCATGAACTTTTTACCAAGGAAACCCATCAGTCTCCACCCTCTGCTAACTCCAAACCACTTTATATCGCAGGCGTTGCTTACGGTAGCTACGCTCGGGTCCTGTTGGCTCCTATCTTAGAACAACTCGAAACACCTTGTGCCAGGAAAGCCCCAATTTCAACACCGCCCTGCTCATTATCAACAGTTGTCGAACAACTCCCGCCTACCCAATTGCCCCAATCCGCAAAGCTAGAAGATGCTCCCGAACTACTTCAAGAAGCCGTAAACTTGGCCCTTTCTCTTGTTTCTCAACTTAAACCCTCTACGAATACGATGCAAATTCCACCACCCATTTATCTCTCTCAGTTAAGTCAGCATTCCAGTTAA
- a CDS encoding hypothetical protein (IMG reference gene:2510097111~PFAM: ATPase family associated with various cellular activities (AAA); R3H domain): MVSQNAPNHSNQPLNASSLERESISLGNTAEIPENSFSNASTVDSSASIDMQTTDDLNKLLHILPAPIQHKLREHPQRDTLVEVVMDLGRRPEARFPGRAEYLAETPVSQQDINECIARVGDFGGDNRAGIERTLHRISAIRNRRGEIIGLTCRVGRAVFGTIGMIRDLVESGKSILMLGRPGVGKTTALREIARVLADELDKRVVIIDTSNEIAGDGDVPHPAIGRARRMQVARPELQHQVMIEAVENHMPEVIVIDEIGTELEALAARTIAERGVQLVGTAHGNRLENLIKNPTLSDLVGGIQSVTLGDEEARRRGSQKSVLERKAPPTFDIAVEMLERQRWVVHEHVAETIDSLLRGRQPNPQVRTINDVGKVVITHELSSDEFVATQGRSRISKTDFGQRDVFLSDPTPLSGRSDGVRSKGWRSSGQMRPVLSEETIKQLPEEQEFENLLDASLQSSFLPPEPTSEFAPRLVSSAQEHDKDARRLGPNGEDLLYLYPYGVSRHQLEQVVRTLNLPVLLTKDIDNADAVLALRSHVKNHSKLRQIAKSRQIPIHTIKASSIPQIARGLRRMLDMDDPGNPEAVNLDLFIQGDNDDEIEALEEARLAVEQIVIPRGQPVELLPRSANVRKMQHELVEHYHLKSRSFGEEPNRRLRIYPA, translated from the coding sequence ATGGTTAGTCAAAACGCTCCAAACCATTCCAATCAACCTCTTAACGCTTCTTCTCTAGAGCGTGAATCAATCTCATTGGGCAATACTGCCGAAATACCTGAAAATTCTTTTAGTAATGCATCCACAGTGGATAGTTCCGCCTCAATCGATATGCAAACGACGGACGATTTGAACAAACTGCTGCATATTCTGCCAGCACCGATTCAACATAAGCTTCGAGAACATCCGCAACGGGACACATTAGTTGAGGTTGTTATGGACTTGGGGCGTCGTCCAGAAGCTCGGTTTCCTGGTCGAGCAGAATATTTGGCTGAGACACCCGTAAGCCAACAGGATATTAACGAGTGTATTGCCCGTGTAGGCGATTTCGGTGGCGATAATCGGGCTGGCATTGAGCGGACTCTCCATCGGATTAGTGCCATTCGGAATCGGCGCGGAGAAATTATTGGATTAACCTGCCGGGTTGGTCGCGCTGTTTTTGGCACAATTGGTATGATTCGAGACCTGGTTGAAAGTGGCAAATCAATTTTGATGCTAGGTCGCCCTGGTGTTGGGAAAACAACTGCCCTTCGGGAAATCGCACGGGTTTTAGCCGATGAACTGGATAAGCGAGTTGTGATTATTGACACATCTAATGAAATCGCAGGGGATGGAGATGTACCACATCCAGCGATTGGGCGAGCACGCCGAATGCAGGTTGCCCGACCTGAACTGCAACATCAGGTGATGATTGAAGCGGTGGAAAATCACATGCCAGAGGTTATTGTGATTGATGAAATTGGCACAGAACTGGAAGCGCTTGCCGCCAGAACAATTGCTGAACGAGGTGTCCAACTCGTAGGAACAGCCCACGGGAATCGGTTGGAAAACCTGATTAAGAATCCAACCCTTTCTGATTTGGTAGGTGGCATTCAATCAGTAACCTTGGGCGATGAAGAGGCGCGGCGGCGCGGTAGCCAGAAGAGTGTTCTAGAGCGTAAAGCCCCACCAACTTTTGATATTGCTGTTGAAATGTTGGAACGGCAACGATGGGTGGTGCACGAACATGTGGCAGAAACGATTGATAGTTTGCTGCGGGGTCGGCAACCGAATCCCCAGGTGCGGACGATTAATGATGTGGGCAAAGTGGTAATTACTCATGAACTATCGAGCGATGAGTTCGTAGCGACGCAAGGGCGATCGCGCATCTCAAAAACCGATTTTGGGCAACGGGATGTGTTTTTGAGTGATCCGACACCGCTTTCTGGGCGATCAGATGGCGTTCGCAGCAAAGGTTGGCGATCCTCCGGGCAAATGCGTCCAGTTTTATCGGAGGAAACGATTAAGCAACTCCCTGAAGAACAAGAATTTGAAAACTTGCTCGATGCCTCCCTGCAAAGCTCATTTCTGCCTCCAGAACCAACCAGCGAATTTGCTCCCAGGCTGGTTTCTAGTGCTCAAGAACACGATAAAGACGCTCGCCGCTTAGGACCGAATGGCGAAGATCTCCTCTACTTATATCCTTACGGAGTTAGCCGCCATCAGTTAGAGCAAGTGGTGCGTACCCTAAATTTGCCTGTTCTTCTTACAAAAGATATTGACAATGCAGATGCAGTGCTAGCGTTGCGATCGCATGTCAAAAATCACTCTAAATTACGCCAGATTGCTAAATCGCGACAGATTCCGATTCACACCATCAAAGCCAGCAGCATTCCGCAGATCGCACGGGGACTTCGCCGAATGCTGGATATGGATGATCCAGGCAATCCTGAAGCAGTCAATCTTGATCTCTTTATTCAAGGAGACAACGACGATGAGATCGAAGCCCTTGAGGAAGCAAGGCTTGCTGTTGAACAAATTGTGATTCCAAGAGGGCAACCTGTAGAGCTACTTCCTCGTTCAGCTAATGTGCGAAAAATGCAGCACGAACTCGTAGAACACTATCATCTTAAGTCTCGTAGTTTTGGTGAAGAACCGAATCGCCGCTTAAGAATCTATCCAGCCTAG